In Natronococcus occultus SP4, the following proteins share a genomic window:
- a CDS encoding DUF305 domain-containing protein gives MRRVTRRRILYATGATGAIGLTGFATASEDDETDHGEHHDDDHDHDEEHGEHINFDEDSEFNEADVMFMQGMIPHHEQAIEMAELIPGRSDSRELCELGPEIIDVQQAEIEQLHEWLSEAGVDDPEEHEMDHEEMDGMLTEEDFQELRESEGREFDCLFAEHMIAHHEGAIMMSEHVLEEGASERVADLADEIIDVQQEEIEMMECWKDRWNC, from the coding sequence ATGCGACGAGTAACACGACGCCGTATCCTGTACGCCACGGGAGCGACGGGCGCAATCGGTCTGACAGGCTTCGCGACCGCCAGCGAAGACGATGAAACCGATCACGGAGAGCACCACGACGACGACCACGATCACGACGAAGAACACGGAGAACACATCAACTTCGACGAAGACTCCGAGTTCAACGAAGCGGACGTGATGTTCATGCAGGGGATGATCCCCCACCACGAACAGGCGATCGAAATGGCCGAGCTCATTCCCGGCCGGTCGGACAGCCGAGAGCTGTGCGAACTCGGTCCGGAGATCATCGATGTCCAGCAAGCGGAGATCGAACAGCTACACGAGTGGCTGAGCGAAGCCGGAGTCGACGATCCCGAAGAGCACGAGATGGATCACGAGGAGATGGACGGCATGCTAACCGAGGAGGACTTCCAGGAGCTCCGCGAATCCGAGGGACGGGAGTTCGACTGCCTGTTCGCGGAACACATGATCGCTCATCACGAGGGCGCGATCATGATGTCCGAACACGTCCTCGAGGAGGGAGCGTCTGAGCGCGTCGCCGATCTCGCTGACGAAATCATCGACGTTCAGCAAGAAGAGATCGAGATGATGGAGTGCTGGAAAGACCGGTGGAACTGCTAA
- a CDS encoding tyrosine-type recombinase/integrase: protein MSAGLLYGTQPRVPLEQDDLMLNKGFIRFRNRKGSTTTVFPIDEETREALERYMFVRNDGENDSVFTSIRGGQLSRELVRRSVRDAAVDAGVMSEDENRFEKKFTPHTYRTVFTTEMRNAGMPDHILRYLRGDSDSEAMDVYTRVDRETARRAYLDCIKPLHL from the coding sequence ATGTCGGCTGGCCTTCTGTATGGAACACAGCCACGCGTACCGCTGGAGCAGGACGATCTGATGCTCAATAAGGGGTTTATCCGGTTCCGAAACCGGAAGGGAAGTACAACTACTGTTTTTCCGATTGATGAAGAGACGCGGGAGGCGCTTGAGCGATATATGTTCGTCCGGAATGACGGAGAAAACGACTCGGTATTTACGAGTATTCGGGGTGGACAACTTAGCCGAGAGTTGGTCCGACGTAGCGTTCGAGATGCAGCCGTGGATGCGGGTGTGATGTCCGAGGATGAAAACCGGTTTGAAAAGAAGTTCACGCCTCACACGTATCGGACCGTGTTTACGACTGAGATGCGGAATGCAGGGATGCCAGATCACATCCTACGGTATCTTCGGGGAGACAGCGACAGTGAGGCGATGGACGTCTATACGCGGGTGGATCGCGAAACAGCACGAAGAGCGTATCTCGACTGCATCAAGCCGCTTCATCTATAA
- a CDS encoding winged helix-turn-helix domain-containing protein, translating into MIEIDFFTGYILLMGIVAGSGLLYLLYAEQYAVEYDPFFIVTMSGLFLFIIGGPLSEVVYPNLVHWIHGLAACLVLFGLYSPVQNDLRRDQWTELLLAEPSQIRASMEWMVPMDDAILSLFHSSELVLTPAIIAYNIDHSREEVNRRLRKLEEADLVEKVDRGKYRMTPNGEAYLSGEFNPTLS; encoded by the coding sequence ATGATCGAGATAGACTTTTTCACCGGATACATCCTCCTGATGGGAATCGTCGCCGGTTCCGGGTTACTCTACCTACTGTATGCGGAGCAGTATGCCGTCGAATACGACCCCTTCTTCATTGTCACTATGAGCGGTCTTTTCCTGTTCATAATCGGTGGCCCGCTATCCGAGGTAGTGTACCCGAACCTCGTGCACTGGATACACGGGCTTGCCGCGTGCCTCGTCCTGTTTGGACTCTACAGCCCCGTGCAGAACGACCTTCGCAGGGATCAGTGGACGGAACTTCTCCTAGCGGAACCCTCTCAAATTCGGGCCAGTATGGAGTGGATGGTCCCGATGGACGATGCAATTCTCAGCTTGTTTCACTCTTCGGAGTTGGTCCTCACACCTGCAATTATCGCGTACAATATCGATCACAGCCGAGAAGAGGTAAATCGACGCCTCCGAAAGCTCGAAGAGGCCGATCTGGTCGAGAAGGTCGACCGAGGAAAATACCGGATGACACCTAACGGTGAAGCGTATCTCTCCGGGGAGTTCAATCCGACTCTTTCGTAG
- a CDS encoding SHOCT domain-containing protein — protein sequence MSTDDSLVRTVLILIAVILLLPLFVMILAMPVMGLWGWGHMWDSGMWNGTGAAWMWLLMSIIPIAIVLVVGYLLYRLIRHLATRQSDPALEELRTAYAQGEISDEEFEERRNRLERKE from the coding sequence ATGTCAACCGACGATTCTCTAGTTCGGACAGTTTTGATCCTCATCGCCGTGATCCTGTTGCTGCCGCTTTTTGTAATGATCCTGGCGATGCCAGTAATGGGTTTGTGGGGCTGGGGTCACATGTGGGATAGCGGTATGTGGAACGGAACCGGGGCGGCATGGATGTGGCTTCTCATGTCGATCATTCCAATAGCTATTGTTCTTGTAGTTGGGTACTTATTGTACCGTCTGATTCGACATCTTGCTACTCGACAGTCTGACCCAGCGCTCGAGGAATTGCGGACTGCCTATGCTCAAGGTGAAATTTCAGATGAAGAATTTGAAGAGCGTCGGAACCGTCTCGAACGTAAGGAATAG
- a CDS encoding heavy metal translocating P-type ATPase, with the protein MQTDQSNLERTDLSLSGMSCTTCASTIEESLQDVEGVADASVNFATERANVHHDPDVDVDALVAAVDAAGYGVRDELLEDEQEMEDEAELRDMRRRAIRAWIVTSPIVLLMVFMWTPLEVLTGFQIDVAMLVFATIVVFYYGRTTHESAYRGIRNGTFNMDSLISIGTLVAWATGVMVFAMPMENYAGVGAMIMASHKVGTYLEHRAKGRASAAIEGLVSMQAETAAVERDGEEVEIPIDEVEVGDVMIVRPGEKVPVDGTVIDGRSNVDESMVTGESDPATKEAGDEVIGATVNQAGLLKVRAEKVGDDTFLSQVVDLVEEAQGTKVPIQALTDRVTNYFVPTVLVLASLSFVLWVLFPDGMAVVAGLGEASLPWVDLALDPLTLGIFAAVAVLVISCPCALGLATPTALMAGTGKAAENGILFRDGEAIQTMKDLDVVVLDKTGTITEGNHSVTDVVTESSRQPRSDGGSTVADESATEFDERDVVRLAASAERGSEHPIGQAVIDYAEERDVELAEPDEFDSVPGKGITATIDGQTVYVGNTTFFEEVGIPLAFEAELNALEEEGKTTVLVGVEDEVVGVVSTADTIKEESYDAIRELHDRGLETWMITGDNERTARAIADEVNIDPDRVMAGVLPEDKIDKVRELQDAGYEVAMVGDGINDAPALKQANVGVAIGTGTDIAIQSSDVSLVRGSLDALVNSFTLSEKIFSKIKQNLFWAFIYNTVAIPVAFFGLLHPVIAVVAMFTSSLSVITNSARLRNLEL; encoded by the coding sequence ATGCAAACCGACCAATCGAATCTCGAACGTACCGATCTCTCCCTTTCGGGGATGTCGTGTACGACGTGCGCCTCGACCATCGAAGAGAGCCTGCAAGATGTCGAGGGGGTTGCTGACGCGTCCGTAAACTTCGCAACCGAACGAGCGAACGTCCACCACGATCCGGACGTCGATGTCGACGCGCTCGTTGCCGCCGTCGACGCTGCCGGCTACGGAGTCCGCGACGAGCTGCTCGAGGACGAACAGGAGATGGAAGACGAGGCGGAGCTGCGGGACATGCGCCGGAGAGCGATCCGAGCGTGGATCGTCACGTCGCCGATCGTTCTCCTGATGGTCTTCATGTGGACGCCGCTGGAGGTCTTGACCGGCTTCCAGATCGACGTTGCGATGTTGGTCTTTGCCACGATCGTCGTCTTCTACTACGGTCGGACGACCCACGAATCCGCGTACAGGGGGATTCGAAACGGGACGTTCAACATGGACTCGCTGATTTCGATCGGGACCCTCGTCGCGTGGGCGACCGGCGTCATGGTCTTCGCGATGCCGATGGAGAACTACGCCGGCGTCGGTGCGATGATCATGGCCTCGCACAAGGTGGGGACCTACCTCGAGCACCGAGCGAAGGGCCGAGCGAGCGCAGCGATCGAGGGACTGGTCTCGATGCAGGCTGAAACGGCGGCAGTCGAACGGGACGGCGAAGAGGTGGAGATCCCCATCGACGAGGTCGAAGTCGGCGATGTGATGATCGTTCGCCCCGGCGAGAAGGTTCCCGTCGACGGAACGGTCATCGACGGACGGAGCAACGTCGACGAGTCGATGGTGACGGGCGAGTCCGATCCCGCCACGAAGGAAGCGGGTGACGAGGTGATCGGAGCGACCGTGAATCAGGCGGGGCTACTCAAGGTTCGTGCGGAGAAGGTCGGCGACGACACCTTCCTCTCGCAGGTCGTCGACCTGGTCGAGGAAGCGCAGGGGACGAAGGTTCCGATTCAGGCGCTTACGGATCGAGTGACCAACTACTTCGTGCCGACCGTCCTGGTCCTCGCCTCGCTCTCGTTCGTGCTGTGGGTCCTGTTTCCCGACGGAATGGCGGTCGTCGCAGGTCTCGGCGAGGCGTCGCTCCCCTGGGTCGATCTCGCACTGGACCCCCTGACGCTGGGAATCTTCGCGGCCGTCGCGGTCCTGGTGATCTCCTGTCCGTGCGCGCTCGGACTGGCGACGCCGACGGCCCTCATGGCCGGGACCGGGAAAGCCGCGGAGAACGGCATCCTCTTCCGCGATGGAGAGGCCATCCAGACGATGAAAGACCTGGATGTCGTGGTGCTCGACAAAACGGGAACGATCACGGAGGGCAACCACTCCGTTACGGATGTCGTCACGGAATCTAGCCGGCAGCCACGCAGCGATGGAGGGAGCACCGTGGCTGATGAGTCGGCGACCGAATTCGACGAGCGAGACGTCGTGAGGCTCGCAGCCTCCGCCGAGCGGGGAAGCGAACACCCCATCGGACAGGCGGTTATCGACTACGCTGAGGAACGGGATGTCGAACTGGCCGAACCGGACGAGTTCGATAGCGTCCCCGGAAAAGGGATTACGGCGACGATCGACGGACAAACCGTCTACGTCGGGAATACGACGTTCTTTGAGGAGGTCGGCATCCCGCTCGCCTTCGAGGCGGAGCTGAACGCCCTCGAGGAGGAGGGCAAGACGACCGTGCTCGTCGGGGTCGAGGACGAGGTCGTCGGCGTCGTCAGTACGGCCGATACGATCAAGGAAGAATCATACGACGCGATCCGGGAACTCCACGACCGCGGGCTCGAGACGTGGATGATCACCGGCGACAACGAGCGGACGGCCCGCGCGATCGCCGACGAGGTCAACATCGATCCCGATCGCGTCATGGCCGGCGTCCTCCCGGAGGACAAGATCGACAAAGTCCGCGAGCTACAGGACGCAGGGTACGAGGTTGCGATGGTCGGCGACGGCATCAACGACGCCCCGGCGCTGAAGCAGGCGAACGTCGGCGTCGCCATCGGGACCGGGACCGATATCGCGATCCAGTCCAGCGACGTCAGCCTCGTTCGAGGGTCGCTCGATGCACTCGTGAACTCGTTTACCCTCTCGGAGAAGATCTTCTCAAAAATCAAACAAAACCTCTTCTGGGCGTTTATCTACAACACAGTGGCAATTCCGGTTGCCTTCTTTGGATTGCTTCATCCGGTAATCGCCGTTGTTGCGATGTTCACGTCGAGTCTCTCAGTAATTACGAACTCGGCCCGTCTGCGGAACCTCGAACTGTAG